A stretch of the Bacteroidales bacterium genome encodes the following:
- a CDS encoding PBP1A family penicillin-binding protein yields MKISKLLKNTNKKDISDSEGKNDFRKYIRNFWITFISVFCFIILLFISTSYGLLGFMPTFEELENPKSNLASEIISADQVLLGKYYIENRSVVHHSELSPNLINALIATEDARFNKHSGIDFRSIFRVLVKNIVGGNRGAGGGSTITQQLAKNLFPRQENPSFFELVFRKFKEWIIAVKLERNYTKEEIIAMYLNTVDFGNQSFGIKSAAKTYFNKIPAKLATDESALLVGMLKAPSYFSPINHPDRAKARRNTVLSQMLKYNYINQKDYDTLSIKKVDMKKYRVQDQNEGAATYFREYLRGVMSEWCEKHKKTDGTSYNLYKDGLKIYTTINSKMQKYAENAVDEYIGKKLQAEFNNHWKGAKNAPYDYTMKQSDIKALWDLAMKRSDRYRNLKAAGLSDTLIRQNFNTPTHMMIFSWKGEHDTVMSPMDSIRYYKWFLQAGLMSVEPQTGYVRAYVGGINYKYFKYDHVCSGKRQVGSTFKPFLYTLAMQEGEFSPCSKVPNVPVSFDMPDGTTWTPKNSGDEKEGEMVTLKWALANSVNYISAYLMKRYSPEAVVKIAHKMGITTEILPVYSICLGTPDLGVYEMTGAFSTFANKGVHIDPIFVTRIEDKNGNILETFTPKMQEAISEETAYLMVMLLKGVVESGTGISIRYKYNLTNPIAGKTGTTQNQSDGWFMGITPYLVTGVWVGCEDRSVHFRSITLGQGAHMALPIWATYMQKVYADKSLGIKKDDFEKPAKELSVEVDCAKYEKEHKKNNKDIFKEGL; encoded by the coding sequence ATGAAAATTTCAAAACTTCTGAAAAACACTAATAAAAAAGATATTTCTGATTCCGAAGGGAAAAATGATTTCAGAAAATATATCAGAAATTTCTGGATAACTTTTATATCGGTATTCTGTTTTATAATTTTACTTTTTATTTCAACATCATATGGATTGCTTGGATTTATGCCTACTTTCGAGGAACTCGAAAATCCGAAAAGCAACCTGGCTTCCGAAATAATTTCTGCCGACCAGGTATTACTGGGAAAATATTACATTGAAAATCGCTCTGTAGTTCATCACAGCGAGCTTTCCCCGAATCTTATAAATGCATTGATAGCAACAGAAGATGCCCGGTTCAACAAACATTCGGGAATTGATTTCAGAAGTATTTTCAGGGTATTGGTTAAAAATATTGTTGGAGGAAATCGCGGTGCCGGCGGAGGAAGTACCATTACTCAACAGTTAGCAAAAAATTTATTTCCCCGCCAGGAAAATCCATCATTCTTTGAACTGGTGTTTAGAAAATTCAAAGAATGGATCATTGCAGTGAAGCTGGAACGTAATTATACAAAAGAAGAAATTATTGCAATGTATCTGAACACGGTTGATTTTGGCAACCAGTCGTTCGGAATTAAATCGGCTGCAAAAACATATTTTAATAAAATTCCGGCTAAACTTGCAACTGATGAATCGGCTTTACTGGTAGGTATGTTGAAAGCACCATCATATTTCAGTCCCATTAATCATCCGGATAGAGCTAAAGCACGCAGAAACACTGTGCTTTCACAAATGCTGAAATACAATTATATTAACCAGAAAGATTATGATACGTTAAGTATCAAAAAAGTTGATATGAAGAAATATAGAGTGCAGGACCAGAATGAAGGCGCTGCAACTTATTTCAGGGAATACCTTAGAGGTGTGATGAGCGAATGGTGTGAAAAACATAAAAAAACAGATGGTACATCGTATAATCTTTATAAAGATGGATTGAAAATTTATACCACGATTAATTCTAAGATGCAGAAATATGCCGAGAATGCTGTGGATGAATACATCGGTAAAAAATTACAGGCAGAATTTAATAATCATTGGAAAGGTGCTAAAAATGCTCCTTATGATTATACCATGAAGCAAAGCGATATTAAAGCATTATGGGATTTGGCAATGAAGCGCTCCGACAGATACCGGAATTTAAAAGCAGCAGGACTTTCCGATACGCTAATAAGGCAAAACTTTAATACACCTACTCACATGATGATTTTCTCATGGAAAGGTGAGCATGATACCGTGATGAGCCCAATGGATTCTATTCGCTATTACAAATGGTTCTTACAGGCAGGGCTTATGTCTGTTGAGCCGCAAACAGGTTATGTGCGTGCTTATGTGGGAGGAATAAATTATAAATATTTTAAATACGATCATGTTTGTTCAGGTAAACGTCAGGTAGGGTCTACATTCAAACCTTTTCTTTATACATTAGCTATGCAGGAAGGCGAATTCTCGCCATGTTCAAAAGTTCCTAATGTTCCCGTTTCGTTCGATATGCCTGATGGTACAACATGGACACCAAAAAATTCGGGAGATGAAAAGGAAGGCGAAATGGTTACTTTAAAATGGGCATTGGCAAATTCTGTGAATTATATTTCTGCATATCTTATGAAACGCTATTCGCCAGAAGCAGTTGTGAAGATTGCTCATAAAATGGGAATAACCACTGAAATATTGCCTGTATATTCGATTTGTCTTGGTACTCCTGATCTGGGTGTTTATGAAATGACCGGGGCTTTTTCAACCTTTGCCAATAAAGGAGTTCATATCGATCCCATCTTTGTTACACGAATTGAAGATAAGAATGGAAACATTCTTGAAACCTTCACTCCCAAAATGCAGGAAGCAATTAGCGAAGAAACAGCTTACCTGATGGTGATGCTTCTAAAAGGAGTGGTAGAGAGCGGTACAGGTATAAGTATTCGTTATAAATATAATCTTACCAATCCTATTGCAGGCAAAACAGGAACTACGCAAAATCAGAGTGACGGATGGTTTATGGGAATTACTCCATATCTTGTAACCGGTGTGTGGGTTGGTTGTGAAGACAGGAGTGTGCATTTCAGATCGATCACCTTAGGACAGGGAGCGCATATGGCATTGCCAATATGGGCTACATATATGCAAAAAGTTTATGCCGATAAATCGCTTGGTATTAAAAAAGATGATTTTGAAAAACCTGCTAAAGAGCTTTCTGTAGAAGTAGATTGTGCTAAAT
- a CDS encoding gliding motility lipoprotein GldH — protein MKRLSKYFLLLFSACVLCSCDSSRVYDKFKDIDGGIWNKDKHIKFDVQIDDTLSYHNIYINLRNSGSYKFSNVYLFISTIYPDNKISIDTVECIIADDKGNWLGKGLGDIKDNQMLLKKNVRFHKKGIYSFEFEQAMRTDNLEGIKSIGIRIEKNK, from the coding sequence ATGAAAAGATTATCAAAATATTTTTTGTTATTATTTTCAGCCTGTGTGCTTTGTTCATGCGATTCATCAAGGGTTTATGACAAATTCAAAGATATTGACGGAGGGATTTGGAATAAAGATAAGCATATAAAATTTGATGTACAGATCGACGATACGCTTTCTTATCATAATATTTATATTAATCTTCGTAATTCGGGAAGTTATAAATTCAGTAATGTATATTTATTTATTTCAACCATTTATCCCGATAATAAAATTTCTATCGATACAGTAGAATGTATTATTGCCGATGATAAAGGCAACTGGCTTGGCAAAGGACTTGGAGATATTAAAGATAACCAGATGCTGCTCAAAAAAAATGTAAGGTTTCATAAAAAAGGAATTTATTCTTTTGAATTTGAACAAGCAATGCGCACAGATAATCTGGAAGGTATTAAGAGTATTGGAATACGAATTGAGAAAAATAAATGA
- the ricT gene encoding regulatory iron-sulfur-containing complex subunit RicT — translation MGSNGYLSRGCSNYPKPMHKNDTVFKHGCNKLDVYDWLQNIPLPEQIKNIDCIEVRFKNNRKDFFRLSQGIEVSVGDIVAVEASPGHDIGIVSLTGELVWYQMHKKKINPDTDEIKKVYRKAKSSDIEKWVLAIELEQSTMNRTRKIAVELNLAMKICDVEYQGDKTKAIFYYTAEERVDFRELIKILAEEFMIRIEMKQIGVRQESSRLGGIGSCGRELCCSTWLTQFKSVSTNSARIQQLSLNPQKLAGQCTKLKCCLNYEYDTYVDAIKDFPNSEIVLKTGMGDAVHQKTDIFRGIMWYTYTSNSDAFFPVSVEKVKEVIEQNKKNIIPEKVEELILNVEETKIDFENVVGQDDITRFDDKKNDKKK, via the coding sequence ATGGGTAGCAATGGATATTTATCAAGAGGTTGTTCGAATTACCCCAAACCCATGCATAAGAATGATACCGTTTTTAAACATGGATGCAATAAACTGGATGTATACGATTGGTTACAAAATATTCCTTTACCGGAACAAATAAAAAATATCGATTGTATTGAAGTTCGTTTTAAAAATAATCGTAAAGATTTTTTCCGTTTAAGCCAGGGGATTGAAGTGAGTGTTGGCGATATTGTTGCTGTTGAAGCATCGCCCGGTCATGATATAGGAATAGTATCACTCACAGGTGAACTGGTATGGTACCAGATGCACAAGAAAAAAATTAATCCGGATACGGATGAAATAAAAAAAGTTTATCGCAAAGCAAAATCTTCCGACATTGAGAAATGGGTTCTGGCAATAGAGCTGGAACAATCTACAATGAACCGGACCCGCAAGATTGCTGTTGAACTTAATCTTGCTATGAAAATTTGCGATGTGGAATACCAGGGCGACAAAACAAAAGCAATATTTTATTATACCGCCGAAGAACGTGTTGATTTCAGGGAGTTGATAAAAATTCTTGCCGAAGAATTTATGATCCGTATCGAGATGAAACAAATTGGTGTAAGGCAGGAATCAAGCAGGTTAGGCGGCATAGGTTCATGCGGACGTGAACTGTGTTGTTCAACATGGCTTACACAATTCAAATCGGTTTCAACAAATTCGGCACGTATCCAGCAACTGTCGCTCAATCCGCAGAAACTGGCAGGCCAGTGTACCAAGCTTAAATGTTGTTTGAATTATGAGTACGATACATATGTCGATGCCATTAAAGATTTTCCAAATAGTGAAATTGTTCTGAAAACAGGTATGGGCGATGCTGTTCATCAGAAGACCGATATTTTCCGTGGCATCATGTGGTATACCTATACTTCCAACTCCGATGCTTTTTTCCCTGTTTCTGTTGAAAAAGTGAAAGAAGTAATTGAACAGAACAAGAAAAATATTATTCCCGAAAAAGTTGAAGAATTGATTTTAAATGTTGAAGAAACAAAAATTGATTTTGAAAATGTAGTAGGGCAGGACGATATTACCCGTTTTGATGATAAAAAAAATGATAAAAAGAAATAA
- a CDS encoding DNA polymerase III subunit delta: MQFSKVVGQEHVKKRLIRSVKENRVSHAQLFLGPEGSGKLALAIAYAQYLCCEDKKENDSCGVCRSCIKFQKLAHPDLHFVFPISATRDKPYSASYMSDWRELLLEQECYLGVEDWYRAIGLETKQGIINADECNEIIKTLGLKTYESEYKIMIIWMVEKLYHKAAPKLLKILEEPPDKTLFLLICEDHEQVINTIISRTQIIKIPRIENKDMVPALIEKYKLTPKRAHEISHIVEGNYIEAARLSNDGLDDFNFVKLRDWMRSCYKENISELLKFSEEIGRIGREKQKEFLINTLRLFREIMLFSAGTKELIKIEGEEYAFAQGFSPFFNDKNKEQIISEINDAVYHVERNANARILFLDLSLKMAELIKIKA; this comes from the coding sequence ATGCAATTCAGTAAAGTAGTAGGACAGGAACACGTAAAAAAAAGATTGATTCGTTCGGTTAAAGAGAATAGGGTTAGTCATGCCCAGTTATTTCTTGGTCCTGAAGGAAGCGGGAAACTGGCGCTTGCTATTGCTTATGCACAATACCTTTGTTGTGAAGACAAAAAAGAAAACGATTCCTGCGGAGTATGCAGGTCGTGTATAAAATTTCAAAAATTAGCGCATCCTGATTTGCATTTTGTTTTCCCTATCTCAGCAACAAGAGATAAGCCTTATAGCGCAAGCTATATGAGCGACTGGCGTGAGTTATTACTGGAACAGGAATGTTATTTAGGTGTTGAAGATTGGTACAGGGCAATAGGACTGGAAACAAAACAGGGAATAATCAATGCCGATGAATGTAACGAGATAATTAAAACGCTTGGATTAAAAACTTATGAATCGGAATACAAAATAATGATCATCTGGATGGTTGAAAAACTGTATCACAAAGCAGCCCCCAAGTTGCTCAAGATACTTGAAGAACCACCCGATAAAACTTTATTTCTTTTAATTTGTGAAGATCATGAACAGGTAATAAATACAATTATTTCACGAACACAAATTATTAAAATTCCACGTATCGAAAATAAAGATATGGTACCTGCGCTTATTGAAAAATATAAGCTAACGCCAAAGCGTGCTCATGAGATTTCACATATCGTAGAAGGGAATTACATAGAAGCAGCAAGGCTTTCCAACGACGGGCTGGATGATTTCAATTTTGTAAAACTTCGCGATTGGATGCGTAGTTGCTATAAAGAAAATATTTCGGAACTTTTAAAATTTTCTGAAGAGATTGGCCGTATTGGCAGGGAAAAACAAAAAGAATTTTTAATTAACACATTACGTTTGTTCCGTGAGATCATGCTTTTTTCAGCAGGGACAAAGGAATTAATAAAAATCGAAGGTGAGGAATATGCTTTTGCGCAGGGATTTTCACCCTTTTTTAATGATAAGAATAAAGAACAAATAATTTCCGAAATTAACGATGCGGTTTATCATGTTGAACGAAATGCCAATGCCCGTATCTTATTCCTTGACCTGTCGTTAAAAATGGCCGAACTGATAAAAATTAAAGCATAA